The window ATTTCCAACACATAACAAAGTCTCAAAGTAGTGATGAACAGATCTAGGCACTTTATCTAATTTACAAAGAACcctcaaaccataattttttagGCTATAAGACATTATTTTACCATCTTTGAACAATACAAGCATGgagtcctcctcctcttcttcttggcGAAGAACAAAACTTAACACAGAAAATGGATTACTTGAAACATTCCAGCACAAGGCCGATTCCCCATCATGCATGCGATTAAGATTGACACGGTATCTGGCAACCCATGAAGAGTAATCTTCCTCTAATTCCCAAATATCAAACTCCAAACTATCAGATAGAATCAAGTGCAGCCTCCCTTTACATTCTCctaaatacttaacacacaagaGCTCCGAATCTGAGTCGACACATGCAGGGACTAAATGCAATTTATCAAAGCAAAGCCGATTGACATCGAAATAAACGGAATTGTCATCATCTAAACGAAATCAGTGAACAGCACCATTGCAATAAACTCCCTCTGGGACACGTAAATCATTAGGAAGATTGCAAACAACACTACTCCAACAAGACGTCTCTGATGAATACAAACGAATCCCAATTCGGGGTTTGAGTTGATTGAGACGACTATAATAATGTCCAAACGGAGCTTCCATTTCACCAAATAAAATAACTTTGTAAGAAAGAGGTTGTTTCAGAGGTTCGAAAACAAGATATGCCTTCAAGTTAAGAGGGTCAAATATGTAGAAATCTTCATTACATGGGGAATCTACATCGCCAAGCGGGTAATCTAGATAAACGCAGTGGTCATTGCTGACGGCTGGGTTGCATATGCGAAAGTGGGATTCTAGTCGTATCTCAAAAGTTGTTAAACCAGAATGGGGTGTGGGTGTAACATTACATAGTAATAGACCATTACAAGAATGTATAATAGTAGAAGACATGTATTTGCGTCGATCAGGATCAAGATGGAAGAAGATTTTGTTGGCGTTGTTATTATTGGTGTGAAAGGGAACAATAGAAGCTCTTTTAGCCTTGGTGTCTCCGAAATTCTGAACCAAAAGAGCAGTGGGTGGAGGGATGTTGTACTTGCCGTATAAATGACAAGTGTGTGAATAACGGAATTTGGGGTTGGAGATGATTGACAACCATTTCTTGCACACGCACTTGCATTGAATCACTTGTTTCACTGGCAGTCGGAGAAGGATCTCCGTTAAGAGATCCATGTCTTGGATCACAGTGTCACATGGACTCTCCATTGTTTATGAAACCAAGAGAGTAGTTGCGTGGTGTTGTAGTTTATGGTTTCTCTGTTTCATATCTTAGTCTTATATAACTATACGGGGAATGCTAGGGAGATAATGACTtagttgaacaatatgaacaacggaCCCTAGAAACTAGCCCAATTAGATTACTAACATAGTTTTACTCATAAACACCCCCTCTTCCCTAAATCTAATTACTACCATGTAATCATCCCATTCACACCCCTTTCTTTGACCCAACAGTAAAAACCTTTCTCCTTCCCTACCTTTCTAACACCATTCAAGAAAGGAAACATTAGTCTTCCTTCACCGCCATTTGAAACGGCATTGACGAAGGGAGACCTTCCCACATTAGCTGCTTCTTTTTCACTGCAACCCGTCGTCCATCCTGCCACCCACGGAACCGACCATCCCCCAGCGCCTCCATTGTGAAGACGTGAAGCAGTAGGCGAGCATCCGTGGCCCCGTCGCGTGGAAGTCGCCCAGAAACCACAGGTGTTGTCCTTTACCCGCAATCTCCGTAGGTTATAGCCCTTGCATGTTCGCGTCGCTTGGAGTCATCCTCGGATACAACAAGAGAAGCCGTGGGCTGTGTTTCCCTTCCCAGATTGAAGGCCAGTAACCCGATAACCGTTAATTGAAGGTTTAGATGTTCATAGTAACTTTTATTTTCACTACCATAGAATGGTTTTGCTGCTTGTGAAAATTTCTGGCCTGTTTGACTTCTCCAAGTGTTTGTGAACATATGGAagttctgtaacaccctaccacacaaagctttacgcttaagtcgtaaaacagaggtgatgtggtattacgacctctaaaataaaataagtacatataatagcagaagagttataatatgctaggagccttgaaggatagggaaaataaaaatcgcgagataaaagcgcaacgctcaaggaacgagttaacttgcatgctaagaaaactgtaactgtcaaacataagataacagaagtaggaatagagtgccaaagatacaaaataacaagctcctaactcagcctgcgaagtcaagactggccggagaatatttacacatatatacatacatatccaaaacccaaaagtacatacacacaatcctgcctctccataaacctctaagaggatcaaaaaggacaagttatgcggagagaaagctaagtacatatatatacatcactgtacaacaaaactatacaacaacactatccagtaacccctccgctttaagagtccagacgcctaacgagatggctcccgacctgcatctgaaaaacaacaacatagtatggaatgagaaccggaggttctcagtatggtaaaggtgccacacacataatatataaggtcctgggaatgccagaggcaatcctagaacgccgacactcagattgtagagcttaaagtattaaacagaaaccataaaaggtggtttactaaggatatttaaacctaacttaacttaaccttaaatctaaatcccattctgccattcctccatacctccgattccatcatgcattttcacagacaactaAACAgacaaaggcaagcacaagaaggttacaagtactgcagataacaaatatacatttaacatggcaagtacatttaggcacacccagttaatacacaagcaagtaattcaagtaatatgcatatgatgcatgcctgtcctatggctgatgaggctcatctgtcggttatccagccaacccgacaagtctgaattgtccttagactgtcccccgacgtgcatccccaagagtctatgcatagatttttctcaaataatcaatattgctcaatgggggtaacattcccgggaatttatatagtgcccggtcacacttacgtcgtagggtcaacagagtatcgagttttcaacctggtacacgtggtggcaagccacggcacttaatccagggaatctcgtatctcagattattcaaattcataagcaatataaataattcaattataattcctcaacatccacatcattctcaattgcatctcattcatcatcatacattaaacatattcaatccttatccttcattatcacacctcccattccgtccatcaatagtttcaattcaaaacataattcattcttttctaagaatcaaacttcaaacttaaaacatactcactttcttaataactcaaaatcaaaccatataacatttaaatctaaatctcttttaaataatcatctaaacaaaatctctaattttttataaaatttcggcagcatctcctctaaaactcggactttgccacccttttcgggtccaaacctgctttcttttcaattcaacatacccttcctcatcatcataacagtcaccacaataaatctacttcaGATTTACAATTAtattcatacaatattcaaatccaacaaccaaaaattcaactaaggatcatagttcactaaccctaggcttctaacacataatatctcaaatcaataattcaccaaatcattagcactagaccaaccatgttcatcaacaataacattcaccatccaagattaataactaattatccaataaacttcaaccaaatatattcatcaacaaattactaaacattaaacatacacctgcattccaacttatcctatggccgtctagcttaagttttcacagaacattatatattaaatgcaagaaacctaaaccataccttagccgatttccacgtaacgaccaaagctatttattcaaaaccaagacagcccctcaaaactcaactaatccgcttcctccaagttccagtattcacaatttcaagctccaattatttattttcaacctaatacacattcataatacatatatacccaatttaatactcaaagctcaaatttaatgaaattaaaatagaattatcgtatcctcaccttatccaagcttcacataagcaagagtgaacgtttctctcaagctaattggatcctaaaacatcagaaatcaaagaaattcaatattcccacttaaaattcgaaaattgggggaagatgaagctgagagtgaaatagcaagttacctatgaaattgttccggtagaaatgtagagctcgacgcggtgaacgcgtggccgcaaacggtgcggcgattggagctcggacggagaagttacggggatCGGAAGGTAACGTAACAATTTTGACgttcttcctttcttctccctGATGCTCTTCGACGCTGCCAAAAATGGAGAGAAGAAGAACGTGGGTTCACTTAAAGGGCTGGTCCGGttgggcccggtttgggcccggttcaaccggttcggcccgttcggtctaattttggaccgatttcttcgaaattggtgtcaaaattctcatttcgatgagctctatcctaatttaatataatattcacatttctaatcttccttattaaaaattaatttattgactaattatctactaattttaaccggggtttacatcctacccacctaataaagaattttgccctcaaaattcaaatctagttacctgaaaagagatgtggatagtcctttcgcatatctgattcgagctcccaggtatgttcctcgataccagctcgactccaagccacttttaccaatgatacttccttTCCGCGTAATCGTTTAAtattagtatcatcaattctcactGGAATCACtggaagtgttagatcttctctcacttggattggttctggttctagaatatgacttgcgtcaggagtatacttccgaagctgtgatacatgaaatacatcgtgcaaattcgaaaggtacggcggtaaggcaattctataagccactggtccaattctcttcagaatctcaaacggtccaatataacgaggattcagtttcttggtcttaatagctcttcccactccagtggttggtgtaactttcagaaagacatgttctccttcttcgaattccaaaggctttcgcctctgatcagcatagctcttctgGCGGCTCTAggctataagcattcgactacgaatcttctttatctgttcagtcgtttcggctatcatctcaggccctaataaactcTTTTCTCCAATTTCATACCAACACAACGGAGACTGACATTTtctgccatacagagcctcatatggagccattccgatgctcgcatgatagctattattataagcaaactctactaatggcatataccggtcCCAGCTTAccggctggtccaaaacacaagcccttagcatatcctccaaggtctgaatagttctttctgactgaccatctgtctgagggtgatacgcagtactcaagcttaattgagtcccaaatgcacgctgaaaagctccccagaaccttgatgtaaAACGGGGATCTCTATCAGATATAATAGTAGAGGGCACACCATGTAATctgacaatctctttgatatacattcgagccaattcctccattgtgcaacttattcggataggaagaaagtgagctgatttcGTCAATCGATctacaaccacccaaatagcgtcatAACCTGATCGGGTTCTAGGCAAccctatcacaaaatccattgcgatactctcccatttccattgtggaatctctaaaggctgaagggtccctgatggtctctgatgctcaatcttaaccttctgacacgttaaacatttagatacatgcaatg is drawn from Arachis hypogaea cultivar Tifrunner chromosome 12, arahy.Tifrunner.gnm2.J5K5, whole genome shotgun sequence and contains these coding sequences:
- the LOC112730634 gene encoding putative F-box protein At3g47150, which codes for MESPCDTVIQDMDLLTEILLRLPVKQVIQCKCVCKKWLSIISNPKFRYSHTCHLYGKYNIPPPTALLVQNFGDTKAKRASIVPFHTNNNNANKIFFHLDPDRRKYMSSTIIHSCNGLLLCNVTPTPHSGLTTFEIRLESHFRICNPAVSNDHCVYLDYPLGDVDSPCNEDFYIFDPLNLKAYLVFEPLKQPLSYKVILFGEMEAPFGHYYSRLNQLKPRIGIRLYSSETSCWSSVVCNLPNDLRVPEGVYCNDSELLCVKYLGECKGRLHLILSDSLEFDIWELEEDYSSWVARYRVNLNRMHDGESALCWNVSSNPFSVLSFVLRQEEEEEDSMLVLFKDGKIMSYSLKNYGLRVLCKLDKVPRSVHHYFETLLCVGNS